A single genomic interval of Planktothrix sp. FACHB-1365 harbors:
- a CDS encoding LamG-like jellyroll fold domain-containing protein, translating into MDNQQCVLSFDGKDDHVMTPLNIEMVINFSQGFTVEAWVLYQSFPNRSVIISFVHPLNGYQYFQLMNSQTTRKLAMEYCQGDSQGNFSTYSVISEEVLETGVWMHIAATVNSSNNVTLYKNGEVVKTGSLPPPPPLSGKWNHFYVGHGMHSGDGLFHGCITEARVWNVVRSVDEIRADKNRRLNGDEKGLVSYWPLNEISGNTVVNKTCNTHHGVIFGDATIVEANPPLPWTPKTYLIKSKLNGLALVGTPNNAATTGAVDSHSPLQRWMITSDGVIKNEAGFVLEYKDYNILPYYVVIANHIQGTQGSPSQQWRIENGVIKNKHNADLVLDIAGCNPAPNTTILAAHGMGGLNQQWEMVLV; encoded by the coding sequence ATGGATAATCAACAATGCGTTCTTAGTTTTGATGGTAAGGATGATCATGTGATGACACCCCTTAACATTGAAATGGTTATAAATTTCTCTCAAGGTTTCACCGTAGAAGCCTGGGTGTTATATCAAAGTTTCCCAAATCGCTCAGTCATCATCTCGTTTGTACACCCCCTTAATGGCTATCAGTATTTTCAGTTGATGAATTCTCAAACAACAAGAAAGTTGGCAATGGAATACTGTCAGGGGGACAGCCAAGGTAATTTCTCTACATACTCAGTAATTTCAGAGGAGGTACTAGAGACAGGGGTTTGGATGCACATAGCAGCCACGGTTAATAGTTCAAACAATGTCACCCTCTATAAAAATGGTGAAGTTGTGAAAACCGGGTCATTACCTCCTCCACCTCCATTGTCTGGGAAATGGAATCACTTCTATGTTGGTCACGGGATGCACTCAGGCGACGGTCTCTTTCACGGTTGCATAACCGAGGCTCGAGTCTGGAATGTTGTCCGTTCTGTGGATGAGATTCGCGCCGATAAAAATCGTCGGTTAAATGGAGATGAAAAGGGATTAGTCAGTTATTGGCCCTTAAATGAAATCAGTGGAAACACTGTCGTGAATAAAACCTGTAATACTCATCACGGGGTCATTTTTGGAGACGCGACCATTGTTGAGGCGAACCCCCCACTTCCGTGGACTCCAAAAACTTATTTAATTAAGAGCAAACTCAATGGTTTAGCCTTAGTCGGTACACCCAATAATGCAGCAACAACAGGAGCGGTGGATAGCCACAGTCCCCTTCAACGTTGGATGATTACATCCGATGGCGTGATTAAAAATGAAGCGGGTTTTGTTCTGGAGTATAAAGACTATAATATTCTTCCCTATTATGTGGTGATAGCCAATCACATCCAGGGAACTCAGGGCTCACCGTCTCAACAATGGCGAATCGAAAATGGGGTGATTAAGAATAAACACAATGCCGATTTAGTGTTAGATATTGCTGGCTGTAATCCTGCTCCGAATACGACAATTTTAGCGGCTCATGGCATGGGTGGATTAAACCAACAATGGGAAATGGTGTTGGTTTAG
- a CDS encoding LamG-like jellyroll fold domain-containing protein encodes MDNQYVLSFDGKDDDVGVPLKMYINFSQGFTVEAWVLYHSFPNRSIIISFVNTSDGYQFFQLMNYQTTRKLALHFQCLPSYSRIAVDGYVISDYEILETGIWMHIAATVNSSNNVTFYKNGEVVKTGSLPLPPAWSGQWEHLSISHGRSSNDSLFQGCITEVRLWNVVRSVDEIRADKNRRLNGDEKGLVNYWPLNEISGNRVVNKANNSHPGEVHGGATIVEANPPLQLIPTAYLIKSKLNGLALVGTPNNPATTGAVDSQNPLQRWIITADGVIKNEAGFVLDYQDYGSTLYYVVMANRIQGTQGSPSQQWRIENGVIKNKHKADLVLDIAGSNPAANTAILAAPWMGELNQKWEIVSV; translated from the coding sequence ATGGATAATCAATACGTTCTCAGTTTTGACGGTAAGGATGATGATGTCGGCGTACCCCTCAAGATGTATATAAATTTCTCTCAAGGTTTCACCGTAGAAGCCTGGGTGTTATATCACAGTTTCCCGAATCGCTCAATCATCATCTCTTTTGTGAACACCAGTGATGGCTATCAGTTTTTTCAGTTGATGAATTATCAAACAACAAGAAAGTTAGCATTGCATTTCCAATGCTTGCCATCGTACAGTCGCATTGCCGTGGACGGCTACGTGATTTCAGATTATGAAATACTAGAGACAGGGATTTGGATGCACATAGCAGCCACGGTTAATAGCTCAAACAACGTCACCTTCTATAAAAATGGTGAGGTTGTGAAAACCGGGTCTTTACCTCTTCCACCTGCATGGTCTGGGCAATGGGAGCACTTGTCTATTAGTCATGGGAGGTCATCAAACGATAGTCTCTTTCAGGGTTGCATAACTGAGGTTCGACTCTGGAATGTTGTGCGTTCTGTGGATGAGATTCGCGCCGATAAAAATCGTCGGTTAAATGGAGATGAAAAGGGATTAGTCAACTATTGGCCCTTAAATGAAATTAGTGGAAATAGAGTAGTGAATAAAGCCAATAATAGTCATCCTGGCGAAGTTCATGGAGGTGCTACAATTGTTGAGGCGAACCCCCCACTTCAGTTAATACCGACTGCTTATTTAATTAAGAGCAAACTCAATGGTTTAGCCTTAGTCGGTACACCCAATAATCCAGCAACAACAGGAGCGGTAGATAGCCAAAATCCCCTTCAACGTTGGATTATTACTGCCGATGGCGTGATTAAAAATGAAGCGGGTTTTGTACTCGATTATCAAGACTATGGAAGCACTCTCTATTATGTGGTGATGGCGAATCGCATCCAGGGAACTCAGGGTTCACCGTCTCAACAATGGCGAATCGAAAATGGAGTCATTAAGAATAAACACAAAGCAGATTTAGTGTTAGATATTGCTGGTAGTAATCCTGCCGCCAATACGGCAATTTTAGCGGCTCCCTGGATGGGTGAATTAAACCAAAAATGGGAAATTGTATCGGTTTAG
- a CDS encoding DsrE family protein, with protein MKSKLPYVFAASLLAGLLDWGVITKPAYSETPLAQTTEKATESKALFINLTSDDTWTASMAISIAHNALRMGHQPVTIFLNVRGVYLADKRRSPATEGNGDLTIHQRLQKFIEDGGTVIACPNCSRKAGLTQEDFIEGVVLGQEGGILPLLFAPNTVTISY; from the coding sequence ATGAAATCTAAATTGCCTTATGTTTTTGCTGCTTCACTCTTGGCTGGGTTATTAGATTGGGGTGTGATTACAAAACCAGCTTACTCAGAAACCCCATTAGCTCAAACTACGGAAAAGGCGACAGAATCAAAAGCACTGTTTATCAATTTGACCAGTGATGATACATGGACGGCAAGTATGGCGATTTCTATTGCCCACAATGCCTTACGAATGGGACATCAACCTGTCACCATCTTCCTTAATGTTCGTGGGGTATATCTGGCTGATAAACGGCGATCTCCAGCAACAGAAGGTAATGGTGATTTAACGATTCATCAAAGACTACAAAAGTTTATAGAGGATGGGGGAACAGTGATTGCTTGTCCCAATTGCTCTCGCAAAGCCGGCTTAACTCAGGAGGATTTTATTGAAGGTGTTGTGCTTGGACAAGAGGGAGGAATATTGCCACTTCTTTTTGCTCCGAATACGGTAACGATCTCATATTGA
- the gap gene encoding type I glyceraldehyde-3-phosphate dehydrogenase, whose amino-acid sequence MPLRVGINGFGRIGRLVMRSAINNPDVEFVGINDLVPPDNLAYLFKYDSTHGVFPGTVEAKADGILVDGRFIRCTAIKDPTQLPWKEDTVDYVVECTGLFTNYEGAYKHIEAGAKRVVISAPTKDPDKVKTLLVGVNHEEFDPKAHLIVSNASCTTNCLAPVAKVIQDNFGLAEGLMTTVHAMTATQPTVDGPSKKDWRGGRGAAQNIIPASTGAAKAVTLVLPELKGKLTGMAFRVPTPDVSVVDLTFRTEKATTYAEICAAMKAAAEGPMKGILSYTEDEVVSSDFTTDPSSSTFDAKAGIELNSNFFKIVAWYDNEWGYSCRVVDLMISMAKKDGIL is encoded by the coding sequence ATGCCGTTAAGAGTAGGAATTAATGGGTTTGGTCGCATTGGTCGTTTAGTCATGCGGTCTGCCATTAATAACCCCGATGTGGAATTTGTGGGAATTAATGATTTAGTTCCCCCGGATAACTTAGCTTATTTGTTCAAATATGACTCGACTCATGGGGTGTTTCCGGGTACGGTAGAAGCGAAAGCAGATGGCATTCTGGTGGATGGACGTTTCATTCGTTGTACTGCCATCAAAGATCCCACCCAACTGCCTTGGAAAGAAGATACCGTTGATTATGTGGTGGAATGTACAGGGTTATTTACCAATTACGAGGGTGCTTACAAACATATTGAAGCGGGTGCAAAACGGGTGGTTATTTCCGCCCCCACCAAAGACCCGGACAAAGTGAAAACCTTGTTAGTCGGGGTCAACCATGAAGAATTTGACCCGAAAGCACATTTAATTGTATCAAATGCCAGTTGTACCACCAACTGTTTAGCCCCCGTTGCTAAAGTGATACAAGATAACTTTGGGTTAGCCGAAGGGTTAATGACAACGGTTCACGCCATGACAGCAACTCAACCCACCGTTGATGGCCCTAGTAAGAAAGATTGGCGGGGAGGACGCGGCGCAGCCCAAAATATTATTCCGGCGTCTACAGGCGCAGCCAAAGCTGTTACCTTAGTGTTACCGGAGTTAAAAGGAAAACTGACGGGGATGGCGTTTCGAGTTCCGACCCCCGATGTGTCAGTGGTTGACTTAACCTTCCGCACGGAAAAAGCAACGACCTATGCAGAAATCTGTGCAGCGATGAAAGCAGCAGCCGAAGGCCCAATGAAAGGCATTTTAAGCTATACTGAAGATGAAGTGGTTTCTTCAGATTTCACCACTGATCCGAGTTCCAGTACCTTTGATGCTAAAGCAGGTATTGAACTGAATTCTAATTTCTTTAAAATTGTGGCTTGGTATGACAATGAATGGGGTTATTCTTGTCGTGTTGTTGATTTAATGATTTCAATGGCGAAAAAAGACGGTATTCTGTAA
- a CDS encoding ATP-dependent 6-phosphofructokinase has protein sequence MNKRKRIGILTSGGDCPGLNAVIRAVVNHATSEYNWEVRGIPYATQGLIERKSVVLNSYGLERHGTDPLLSMGGTILGSINKGDTEGNTDDVIQGYYDLGLDALIAIGGDGSLAILQKLAEKGNWNLVGVPKTIDNDVAHTELSVGFNSAVTTILDCLDRLSYTAASHDRVMVVEVMGRTTGHLALNSGIVGGADAILIPEIPYSIKTLCKQIRELRNLYGRKFAIVVVAEGAKTADGESRYYKDALGEVRLRGIEEYIATEIENNIGVEARVTVLGHVQRGGAPSALDRLIGTAFGKVAVDLIAEEKYGVMVAWKNNTVATVPLARVFADSPRLLNPNGFWVETARSLGIYVGEEVDCSEDGSGISNLNGLKPSELEVMNQIN, from the coding sequence ATGAACAAACGTAAACGGATTGGCATTCTAACCAGTGGAGGAGACTGTCCCGGTCTCAATGCCGTGATTCGAGCCGTTGTCAATCATGCCACATCTGAATATAACTGGGAAGTCCGCGGTATTCCCTATGCCACTCAGGGGCTAATTGAACGGAAAAGTGTTGTATTAAATTCTTATGGTTTAGAACGGCATGGTACTGATCCTTTATTAAGTATGGGCGGAACGATTTTAGGTTCCATTAATAAAGGAGATACAGAAGGCAATACAGATGATGTTATTCAGGGATATTATGATTTAGGACTTGATGCCCTGATCGCCATTGGCGGTGATGGTAGCCTTGCTATTTTGCAGAAACTGGCTGAAAAAGGCAATTGGAATTTAGTCGGTGTTCCCAAAACTATTGATAATGATGTCGCCCATACAGAATTATCCGTTGGGTTTAACTCCGCCGTTACGACGATTTTAGATTGTTTAGATCGGTTGAGTTATACCGCCGCCAGCCATGACCGGGTGATGGTGGTGGAAGTCATGGGACGGACAACGGGACATTTAGCCTTAAATTCCGGGATTGTTGGGGGGGCGGATGCGATTTTAATCCCAGAAATTCCCTATTCGATTAAAACCCTATGTAAACAGATTCGAGAACTCCGCAACCTCTATGGACGAAAATTCGCCATTGTGGTGGTTGCAGAAGGGGCAAAAACCGCCGACGGGGAAAGTCGATATTATAAAGATGCCCTCGGAGAAGTGCGACTGCGGGGAATTGAGGAATATATTGCCACGGAAATTGAAAATAATATTGGGGTAGAAGCGCGAGTGACTGTCCTGGGTCATGTTCAACGGGGTGGAGCGCCTTCAGCCTTGGATCGATTAATTGGAACAGCCTTCGGAAAAGTAGCTGTAGATTTAATTGCGGAGGAAAAATATGGCGTGATGGTGGCTTGGAAAAACAACACTGTCGCCACCGTTCCCCTGGCGCGGGTGTTTGCAGATAGCCCCCGACTGCTCAATCCTAACGGATTTTGGGTAGAAACCGCTAGATCCCTGGGAATTTATGTCGGTGAAGAAGTCGATTGTAGTGAGGATGGTTCAGGGATCTCAAATCTCAATGGTTTGAAACCCTCTGAATTAGAAGTGATGAATCAGATTAATTAA
- a CDS encoding cyclic nucleotide-binding domain-containing protein, with the protein MLQPAETVKLFVKQPEQHYAAGQVIFEEGKLGDVMFGILQGEIELWVNGKVVETLIAGDVFGEGALVQPDRTRASTAIAKTDCLLAIMDQSRFLFAVQQTPMFALEVLKSYSDRLRRMKHSL; encoded by the coding sequence ATGCTGCAACCCGCCGAAACCGTCAAACTGTTTGTTAAACAACCCGAACAACACTATGCCGCAGGTCAAGTTATTTTTGAAGAGGGAAAATTGGGGGATGTCATGTTTGGCATCCTCCAAGGTGAAATTGAATTATGGGTGAATGGGAAAGTCGTAGAAACCTTGATTGCGGGAGATGTATTTGGGGAAGGAGCCTTAGTTCAACCCGATAGAACACGAGCGTCTACTGCTATTGCTAAAACCGATTGTCTTTTAGCAATTATGGATCAATCTCGATTTTTGTTTGCAGTTCAGCAAACGCCCATGTTTGCCTTAGAAGTTCTCAAGAGTTATTCAGATCGTTTACGTCGGATGAAACATTCTCTTTAA
- a CDS encoding Uma2 family endonuclease: MLTIKPRFETFEEYLIYDDNSEKLYELFNGELIEVPPESGFNVEIANFLFLKFSLLVGYRRVRGHGLELEVRGEPKNRYPDFTIIREEHIQQLSKRNTIRLNMAPPLLVMEIVSPGEIQKERDYIAKRIQYQDCCIPEYWIIDPQTQTILVLELVANVYTTVGNFSNDDLVRSPGFSQLDLKVSEVLNFN; this comes from the coding sequence ATGCTAACCATTAAACCTCGCTTTGAAACCTTTGAAGAATACCTAATATATGACGATAATTCGGAAAAACTCTATGAACTATTTAATGGAGAATTGATAGAAGTGCCGCCAGAATCAGGGTTTAATGTTGAAATTGCTAATTTCTTATTTCTTAAGTTTTCCCTGCTTGTAGGTTATCGTAGAGTCCGAGGACACGGGCTGGAACTAGAAGTCAGAGGCGAACCCAAAAACCGCTATCCTGATTTTACTATTATCCGAGAGGAACATATTCAACAACTATCAAAGCGTAACACGATTCGTCTGAACATGGCACCGCCTCTGTTGGTTATGGAAATAGTTAGTCCTGGAGAGATACAAAAAGAGAGGGACTACATTGCGAAAAGAATTCAGTATCAAGATTGTTGTATTCCTGAATATTGGATTATTGATCCCCAAACTCAAACTATCCTAGTATTAGAACTGGTGGCTAATGTTTATACAACGGTAGGTAATTTTAGTAACGATGATTTAGTGCGATCGCCTGGATTTAGCCAACTAGACTTGAAGGTTTCTGAGGTTTTGAATTTTAATTAA
- a CDS encoding type II toxin-antitoxin system HicB family antitoxin, whose protein sequence is MKYSILIQWSEEDQAYIASLPEWGEYARTHGETYEEALENAKEVLEDLVYGYEQIGKILPKPKTLQVA, encoded by the coding sequence ATGAAATATAGTATTTTAATTCAGTGGTCTGAAGAAGATCAAGCTTATATTGCTAGTTTACCGGAGTGGGGAGAATATGCGCGGACTCACGGCGAAACCTATGAAGAAGCACTAGAAAATGCGAAGGAAGTTTTAGAAGATTTAGTGTATGGTTATGAGCAAATAGGGAAAATTTTGCCAAAACCAAAGACATTACAGGTCGCTTGA
- a CDS encoding Uma2 family endonuclease produces MITSEPIILSFKNVTLSNDQFYQLCQDNENWQLERTAKGELIIMPPVGGVSGNRESDLNADLVIWNRQTQLGKVFSSSTIFRLPNGGDRSPDVAWVAKERWELLTAEEQEKFPPLCPDFVIELRSRTDSLTQLQAKMQEYLNSGLRLGWLINPQAQQVEIYRLHQPLEVVQLPTTLSGENVLPEFILNLPLF; encoded by the coding sequence ATGATTACTTCAGAACCTATTATTTTAAGTTTCAAAAATGTTACCTTAAGCAACGATCAATTTTATCAACTTTGCCAAGATAATGAAAATTGGCAGTTGGAAAGAACCGCTAAAGGAGAATTGATAATTATGCCCCCCGTTGGTGGAGTCAGTGGTAATCGAGAATCAGATTTGAATGCTGATTTAGTCATTTGGAATCGTCAAACTCAACTCGGAAAAGTGTTTAGTTCTTCTACTATCTTTCGTTTACCGAATGGTGGCGATCGCTCTCCTGATGTGGCTTGGGTTGCGAAGGAACGTTGGGAATTACTAACAGCAGAAGAACAAGAAAAATTCCCCCCCTTATGTCCTGATTTTGTAATTGAATTACGTTCTCGTACTGACTCCCTAACCCAACTTCAAGCAAAAATGCAGGAATATCTTAACAGTGGTTTGCGCTTAGGTTGGTTAATTAATCCTCAAGCACAACAAGTAGAAATTTATCGTCTTCATCAACCTCTTGAAGTTGTCCAATTACCCACAACTTTATCAGGAGAAAATGTCTTACCCGAATTTATTTTAAACTTACCTCTATTTTAA
- a CDS encoding potassium transporter TrkA: protein MSKITFAEQFRYRFDNFMSKGTIALVSGLALVSLAFIVLMGFLVSLARIAPQGDTGLNPFEAMWAVLMRTLDAGTMGGDEGWSFRLAMLFVTFGGIFIISTLIGVLSSGIDIKLEDLRKGRSRVIETDHIVILGWSLQIITLINQLILANANRSDTCIVILSPEDKVQMEDHLYDQLGKLRQVRLVCRTGNPSNLADLGMVNIQAARSIIILNESPAKSDINLIKILLAIKNLPRLESQPYHIVAQVQDINTLDIIQLIGQDEIEGLLTQDLISRIIVQTCRQSGLSIVYLELLDFTGVEIYIHEEPSLQGQFYGDILLAYKDSALIGMQLADGTIQLNPSIERILQPGEKLVLLSEDDSTIRLSGVSKSAINHQGIQLTQKTAIATPEHTLILGWNDRIPRIVLQLDQYVASNSSVTLVSPFPETDIIDCLKTLNLQQQTLHYYQGSITERNVLESLSLEKYHHVIVLSNPDLDPEEADAQTLITLLYLRDIADRKNPNLQIVTEMLDTRNQALAQVARPDDFVITEQIISRMLAQVAEQKSLNAVFAELFSPEGSEIYLKPVVDYVKINEPINFYTVVEAAKQRGESAIGYRCLKDAQNLARGYGVVLNPKKDEWVKFSPQDRIIVLADC, encoded by the coding sequence ATGAGTAAGATTACGTTTGCAGAGCAGTTTCGCTACAGATTTGATAATTTCATGTCAAAAGGAACCATTGCTTTAGTCAGTGGTTTAGCATTAGTGTCCTTAGCCTTTATTGTGCTCATGGGATTTTTAGTCAGTCTCGCCAGAATTGCACCCCAAGGCGATACAGGGTTGAATCCTTTTGAGGCGATGTGGGCTGTTTTAATGCGTACCTTGGACGCAGGAACCATGGGAGGAGACGAAGGTTGGTCATTTCGTCTGGCGATGTTATTTGTTACCTTTGGGGGCATCTTTATTATTAGTACCCTCATTGGTGTACTCAGTAGTGGCATTGATATTAAGTTAGAAGACCTACGGAAGGGACGTTCACGGGTAATTGAAACAGATCATATTGTGATCCTCGGTTGGTCATTACAAATTATCACGTTAATTAATCAACTGATTTTAGCAAATGCTAATCGTTCAGATACTTGCATTGTGATTCTCAGTCCTGAAGATAAAGTTCAGATGGAAGATCATCTGTATGATCAGTTAGGGAAATTGCGTCAAGTTCGCCTGGTGTGTCGCACGGGAAATCCCAGTAATTTAGCTGATTTAGGCATGGTGAATATTCAGGCAGCCCGCTCAATTATTATTTTAAATGAGTCTCCCGCCAAATCAGATATTAATTTAATTAAGATTCTTTTAGCGATTAAAAATTTACCTCGGTTAGAGTCTCAACCCTATCATATTGTAGCACAAGTTCAAGACATTAATACCCTCGATATTATTCAACTGATTGGACAGGATGAAATTGAAGGATTACTCACTCAGGATTTAATTTCCCGGATTATTGTTCAAACCTGTCGCCAATCAGGTTTATCAATTGTTTATTTGGAATTATTGGATTTTACCGGGGTGGAAATTTATATTCACGAAGAACCTTCTTTACAGGGACAATTTTATGGAGATATTCTCCTCGCTTATAAAGATTCTGCGCTGATAGGAATGCAATTAGCGGATGGAACAATTCAACTCAATCCGTCAATTGAGAGAATTTTGCAACCCGGAGAAAAATTAGTGCTTTTAAGTGAAGATGATAGCACAATTCGTTTATCTGGTGTTTCAAAATCTGCGATTAATCACCAGGGTATTCAACTCACCCAAAAAACAGCGATCGCAACGCCTGAACATACGTTAATTTTAGGATGGAATGATCGGATTCCTCGGATTGTGCTTCAACTCGATCAATACGTTGCCAGCAACTCCAGTGTAACTCTAGTTTCACCCTTCCCTGAAACTGACATCATCGACTGTTTAAAGACCTTGAATTTGCAACAACAAACCCTCCATTATTATCAAGGATCAATCACAGAACGGAACGTTTTAGAGTCTCTTAGTTTAGAAAAATATCACCATGTTATTGTGTTGTCTAATCCTGATTTAGACCCGGAAGAAGCGGATGCTCAAACGTTAATTACCTTACTCTATCTTCGAGATATTGCTGATCGCAAAAATCCTAACCTACAGATTGTAACTGAAATGTTAGATACCCGCAATCAAGCCTTAGCTCAGGTAGCGCGTCCCGATGATTTTGTAATTACCGAACAAATTATTAGTCGGATGTTAGCCCAAGTTGCAGAACAGAAAAGCTTGAATGCTGTATTTGCCGAATTATTTAGTCCTGAAGGGTCAGAAATTTACCTCAAACCCGTCGTCGATTATGTCAAGATTAACGAACCGATTAATTTTTATACTGTTGTTGAAGCGGCGAAACAACGGGGAGAATCAGCCATTGGTTATCGCTGTTTAAAGGATGCTCAAAATTTAGCGAGAGGTTATGGGGTTGTACTGAATCCAAAGAAAGATGAATGGGTAAAATTTTCCCCTCAAGATCGGATTATTGTTTTAGCAGATTGCTAA